One Halorhodospira halophila DNA segment encodes these proteins:
- a CDS encoding amino acid-binding protein, with protein sequence MKFKQLSLFLENQPAHLKQPCRILAEAGINIRTLSLADADQFGILRLIVADWERAKRVLEEAGCAVRVDEVVGLEVADECGGMAYVLEVLEQGGHNVLYTYAFTFGEPGRAVLFMRFEDPDAAIATLQAGQIHVLDPVRWLTRAD encoded by the coding sequence ATGAAATTCAAGCAGTTATCACTCTTCCTTGAGAACCAACCTGCACACCTCAAGCAACCGTGCCGAATCCTCGCGGAGGCAGGCATCAACATCCGCACCCTCTCCCTGGCCGACGCGGACCAGTTCGGCATCCTGCGCCTGATCGTCGCCGACTGGGAGCGCGCCAAGCGCGTGCTTGAGGAGGCCGGCTGCGCCGTTCGCGTCGATGAGGTGGTGGGGCTGGAAGTGGCCGATGAGTGCGGCGGTATGGCTTACGTCCTGGAGGTCCTCGAACAGGGCGGCCATAACGTGCTCTACACCTACGCCTTCACCTTTGGCGAACCGGGCCGGGCCGTACTATTCATGCGCTTTGAGGATCCGGACGCCGCGATTGCCACGCTGCAGGCCGGACAGATCCATGT
- a CDS encoding phenylacetate--CoA ligase family protein gives MHDRAAPTPDQPTFNPRSAPDYLPEQQLRELQLTRLQGMVTRAYERVPLFRERCEQRGVQPSDLRQLADIQHLPFTVKNDLRDTYPFGLFASPREEIVRLHASSGTTGKPIVVAYTRDDLDVWSEVMSRTFAACGVHAGDMVQNAFGYGLFTGGLGAHYGAEELGATVIPISGGNTERQMMVMRDFGVTALCATPSYFLHLLERAREADIDWPNLPLRVGIFGAEPWTEAMRQRIEQESGILAYDIYGLSEIIGPGVGSECCAQDGLHIFEDHFYPEIIDPESGTPLPDGEEGELVLTTLSKQAMPMIRYRTRDLTTIIPEPCSCGRTIRRIQRIGRRSDDMFIIRGINVFPAQVETALLQVEGTLPHYQITLSRQGSLDQMEVAVEVTEAVLSDTVGGMEALQRQIADALEHIIGLRVGVRLAEPQSLPRSEGKAKRVFDNREG, from the coding sequence ATGCACGACCGAGCCGCACCGACTCCGGATCAGCCGACCTTCAACCCGCGCAGCGCCCCCGATTACCTCCCGGAGCAGCAGCTGCGCGAGCTCCAGCTCACTCGTCTCCAGGGCATGGTCACGCGGGCCTACGAGCGCGTACCACTGTTCCGCGAGCGTTGCGAGCAGCGGGGGGTGCAACCCTCCGACCTGCGTCAGCTGGCCGACATCCAGCATCTGCCGTTCACCGTCAAGAACGACCTGCGCGATACCTACCCCTTCGGCCTGTTTGCCAGCCCGCGTGAGGAGATCGTCCGCCTGCACGCCTCCAGCGGAACCACTGGCAAGCCGATCGTGGTGGCGTACACCCGGGACGATCTGGACGTCTGGTCCGAGGTCATGAGCCGGACCTTCGCCGCTTGTGGCGTCCATGCCGGCGACATGGTGCAGAACGCCTTCGGTTACGGGCTGTTCACCGGGGGGCTTGGCGCGCACTACGGCGCCGAGGAACTGGGGGCCACGGTCATCCCCATCTCCGGGGGCAACACCGAGCGGCAGATGATGGTGATGCGCGATTTCGGGGTCACCGCGCTGTGCGCCACCCCCAGCTATTTCCTTCATCTGCTGGAACGCGCCCGCGAGGCAGACATCGATTGGCCGAACCTGCCCCTGCGTGTGGGGATCTTCGGCGCCGAGCCGTGGACCGAGGCAATGCGCCAGCGCATCGAGCAGGAGAGCGGTATTCTTGCCTACGACATCTACGGCCTTTCCGAGATCATCGGCCCCGGCGTGGGCAGCGAGTGCTGCGCTCAGGACGGCCTGCACATCTTCGAGGATCACTTCTACCCGGAGATCATCGACCCCGAGTCCGGCACCCCGCTGCCCGACGGCGAGGAAGGCGAGCTGGTGCTCACCACCCTGAGCAAGCAGGCCATGCCGATGATCCGTTACCGGACCCGGGACCTGACCACCATCATCCCCGAGCCGTGCAGCTGCGGCCGGACCATAAGGCGCATCCAGCGCATCGGCCGGCGCAGCGACGATATGTTCATCATCCGCGGTATCAATGTCTTTCCGGCCCAAGTCGAGACCGCGCTGCTGCAGGTTGAAGGGACCCTGCCCCACTACCAGATCACCCTGAGCCGCCAGGGGAGCCTCGACCAGATGGAGGTCGCCGTGGAGGTCACCGAGGCGGTGCTGAGTGATACCGTCGGGGGGATGGAGGCGCTGCAAAGGCAGATCGCCGACGCCCTCGAGCACATCATCGGGCTGCGCGTCGGTGTCCGCCTCGCCGAGCCTCAGAGTCTCCCACGCAGCGAGGGCAAGGCGAAGCGGGTTTTCGATAACCGCGAGGGGTGA